The following coding sequences lie in one Euhalothece natronophila Z-M001 genomic window:
- the rimO gene encoding 30S ribosomal protein S12 methylthiotransferase RimO has protein sequence MPEKPTIAISHLGCEKNRVDSEHMLGLLAEAGYNVDNNEELADYVIVNTCSFIEAAREESVRTLVELAEADKKILITGCLAQHFQQELLEEIPEALAVVGTGDYGKIVDVIERVETGERVKEISDEPTYIADENVPRYRTTTEAVAYLRVAEGCDYSCAFCIIPHLRGKQRSRSIESIVAEAHSLAEQGVKEIILISQITTNYGVDLYGEPKLAELLRALGEVDVPWIRMHYSYPTGLTPKVIKAIQETPNVIPYLDLPLQHSHPEILRAMNRPWQGRVNDGIIRRIKEQLPEAVLRTTFIVGFPGETEDHFQHLCDFVERHEFDLMGAFTFSPEEGTAAYELPNQLSQAVMEERRDRLMAIQQPIAARKNQACVGEIVDVLVEQGKPNQGEFIGRSARFAPDVDGLVYLQGNATLGSMVKAEITHADVYDLYGTIC, from the coding sequence ATGCCAGAAAAGCCGACGATCGCGATTTCTCATCTGGGCTGCGAAAAAAATCGAGTTGACTCCGAACATATGCTAGGATTGCTTGCTGAAGCAGGCTATAACGTTGATAATAATGAAGAATTAGCCGACTATGTCATTGTCAATACCTGTAGTTTTATTGAGGCGGCGCGAGAGGAGTCGGTGCGAACGCTAGTTGAACTTGCCGAAGCAGATAAAAAAATTCTGATTACTGGCTGCTTAGCCCAACATTTTCAACAGGAACTCTTAGAAGAAATTCCCGAAGCGCTCGCTGTAGTAGGAACTGGGGATTATGGCAAAATTGTAGATGTCATTGAACGGGTGGAAACTGGCGAACGGGTCAAAGAAATTAGTGACGAACCCACCTACATTGCTGATGAAAATGTGCCTCGGTATCGCACAACAACAGAAGCAGTTGCCTATTTGCGAGTAGCAGAGGGCTGTGATTATAGCTGTGCCTTTTGTATTATCCCTCATTTACGCGGCAAACAGCGATCGCGCTCCATTGAATCTATTGTTGCCGAAGCCCATAGTTTAGCAGAACAAGGGGTTAAAGAGATTATTCTCATTTCCCAAATAACCACTAATTACGGCGTTGATCTCTATGGTGAACCCAAGCTAGCGGAATTATTACGCGCCCTCGGTGAAGTGGATGTGCCCTGGATTCGGATGCACTATTCCTATCCGACTGGCTTAACCCCAAAAGTGATTAAAGCGATTCAAGAAACGCCCAATGTGATTCCCTATCTTGATTTGCCGTTACAACATTCTCATCCTGAGATTTTACGGGCGATGAATCGACCTTGGCAAGGACGAGTTAATGATGGCATTATCCGCCGCATTAAAGAACAACTGCCAGAAGCGGTATTACGAACTACCTTTATTGTCGGCTTCCCTGGGGAAACAGAAGACCATTTTCAACATCTCTGTGACTTTGTGGAACGCCACGAATTTGATCTCATGGGTGCGTTTACCTTTTCTCCTGAAGAGGGAACAGCCGCTTATGAGTTACCCAACCAATTATCACAAGCAGTTATGGAAGAACGGCGCGATCGCTTGATGGCAATACAACAGCCCATTGCTGCCCGTAAAAACCAAGCCTGTGTGGGAGAAATCGTAGATGTCTTAGTGGAACAAGGAAAGCCCAATCAGGGAGAATTTATTGGACGTTCTGCGCGGTTTGCACCTGATGTGGATGGCTTAGTTTACTTACAAGGAAACGCTACTCTCGGCAGCATGGTGAAAGCGGAAATTACCCATGCTGATGTTTATGACTTATATGGAACCATTTGCTAA
- a CDS encoding ATP phosphoribosyltransferase regulatory subunit: MLHQAPAGARDWLPVEVRQKRWLSQNLEAVFSQWGYQQIITSTLEWVDTLTAGGAIEPSTVIQVQDGTDEPLGLRPEFTASIARATVTRMQGESFPQRLFYNGNVFRYPEGHHGEQVESYQAGVELIGATGGFADSEIILLLRDCLQKLDLENWHLILGEAGLTRSLLEPFPEKLRAKVRYCIAHLDRASLESLPLSEPLKQRALTLFDLRGKPNTVLAKLSELDLDETGKNIVHKLRSLLDLLSQTTSFSLTLDLSLLQTIDYYTGIVFEVVAETEQETCIIGQGGRYDQLLGLYHPQGENLPGIGFALNLDTLQACLLRQKKLPKQQPVNGWLVVPQNSQAQIAAIRYAQELRKKDPSLSVELALKEGTPEEIKNDAQNKRIQHIAWLTSEGSVTVEELG; the protein is encoded by the coding sequence ATGCTTCATCAAGCCCCAGCCGGTGCAAGAGATTGGCTTCCAGTAGAAGTTCGGCAAAAGCGATGGCTCTCTCAAAATTTAGAAGCAGTTTTTTCCCAATGGGGCTATCAACAAATTATTACCTCTACCCTAGAATGGGTGGATACTCTGACAGCAGGAGGAGCAATTGAACCTTCAACGGTGATTCAAGTCCAAGATGGTACAGATGAGCCCTTGGGATTACGCCCCGAATTTACTGCGTCTATTGCTAGGGCGACAGTAACGAGAATGCAAGGAGAATCTTTTCCCCAAAGATTATTTTATAATGGTAATGTGTTTCGTTACCCAGAAGGGCATCACGGAGAACAGGTAGAATCTTATCAAGCGGGGGTAGAACTTATTGGGGCAACTGGGGGCTTTGCTGACAGTGAAATTATTTTATTATTACGAGATTGTCTGCAAAAACTAGACTTAGAAAACTGGCATTTAATCTTAGGAGAAGCAGGCTTAACGCGATCGCTGTTAGAACCTTTTCCTGAAAAATTAAGAGCAAAAGTCCGTTACTGTATTGCCCATTTAGATCGAGCTAGTTTAGAAAGTCTCCCTCTCTCTGAGCCACTTAAACAACGCGCTCTTACCCTATTTGATTTGAGAGGAAAACCAAACACAGTCCTAGCAAAACTTTCAGAACTAGATTTAGATGAAACTGGGAAAAATATCGTTCATAAATTACGCTCTCTCTTAGATTTACTGTCTCAAACTACCTCTTTTTCTTTAACCTTAGACCTGAGTTTATTACAAACAATTGACTATTACACTGGAATTGTTTTTGAAGTGGTTGCAGAAACTGAACAAGAAACCTGTATCATTGGGCAAGGAGGACGATATGACCAGTTATTAGGCTTATATCATCCCCAAGGGGAAAACTTACCAGGCATTGGCTTTGCTCTAAACTTGGATACCCTACAAGCCTGTTTACTACGCCAGAAAAAACTCCCAAAACAACAGCCTGTCAATGGTTGGCTAGTGGTTCCTCAAAATAGTCAAGCCCAAATTGCTGCTATACGCTACGCTCAAGAGTTACGAAAAAAAGACCCCTCACTGTCAGTAGAGTTAGCCTTAAAGGAAGGAACCCCTGAAGAAATCAAAAATGACGCTCAAAATAAAAGAATACAGCATATTGCTTGGTTAACCTCAGAGGGAAGTGTCACTGTAGAAGAACTAGGATAA
- the murG gene encoding undecaprenyldiphospho-muramoylpentapeptide beta-N-acetylglucosaminyltransferase, with product MQEKKPKLLIAASGTGGHLFPALAVAEELADYDIYWLGVPERLENKLVPNSYPLTTVNIEGMKKRLALGTIGVSFRIPPAVTKVVSLIKKHRIQGVFTTGGYISAPAILAARICGIPVIIHESNAIPGKVTRWFAAWCHTVALGFPTAKRFFPRQRTIWVSTPVRKAFHCSQSLDLDIPEDAPLIVVVGGSQGAVSVNQLVRDVVKSWLDAGAFVVHLTGERDANVNAFQHPHYYAFPFYDNMAGLLQRATFAISRAGAGTLTELAITQTPAILIPYPYAAEDHQAYNAHTYVEVGAGVSYRQEDLTSDKLKKTVLQWLKSPETLAKMSEKAGSLAVKDSASQIADIVRQATT from the coding sequence ATGCAGGAAAAGAAGCCCAAATTATTAATTGCTGCCAGTGGAACTGGGGGACATTTATTTCCCGCTCTTGCTGTTGCCGAAGAATTAGCAGATTATGATATCTACTGGCTCGGAGTTCCAGAGCGTTTAGAAAATAAATTAGTTCCTAATTCTTACCCCTTAACAACAGTAAATATTGAAGGAATGAAAAAGCGGTTAGCCCTAGGAACAATTGGGGTTTCTTTCCGTATCCCTCCAGCAGTGACAAAAGTAGTTTCTCTCATTAAAAAGCATCGCATTCAAGGGGTTTTTACCACAGGAGGGTATATTTCTGCCCCAGCTATTTTAGCAGCCCGTATTTGTGGCATTCCCGTTATTATTCATGAGTCTAACGCGATTCCGGGAAAAGTTACTCGCTGGTTTGCCGCTTGGTGTCATACCGTGGCCCTCGGGTTTCCCACAGCTAAAAGGTTTTTTCCGCGCCAACGGACAATCTGGGTGAGTACCCCTGTTAGAAAAGCCTTTCATTGTTCCCAATCCCTTGATTTAGATATTCCAGAGGATGCCCCTTTAATTGTGGTTGTCGGTGGTTCTCAAGGGGCAGTATCAGTGAATCAATTAGTCCGAGACGTGGTGAAAAGCTGGTTAGATGCTGGAGCATTTGTTGTCCATTTAACAGGAGAACGAGATGCCAATGTTAATGCCTTTCAACATCCGCATTATTATGCATTTCCCTTTTATGACAATATGGCAGGATTATTACAACGAGCGACCTTTGCTATCAGTCGTGCTGGTGCGGGAACTTTAACTGAACTTGCCATTACTCAGACTCCGGCCATTTTAATTCCCTATCCTTATGCCGCAGAAGACCATCAAGCCTATAATGCTCATACCTATGTGGAAGTGGGAGCTGGCGTGAGTTATCGCCAAGAAGATTTAACTTCAGACAAGCTGAAAAAAACCGTTTTACAATGGCTTAAATCTCCAGAGACTCTTGCAAAAATGAGTGAGAAAGCAGGAAGTTTGGCAGTTAAAGATAGTGCTTCCCAAATTGCCGATATTGTCCGTCAAGCCACCACTTGA
- a CDS encoding acylphosphatase → MTTTIRKHLWISGKVQGVGYRLSAQSEARKLGVNGWVKNLPDGRVEAVLEGEKTAVEQMIQWCHQGPTSAVVKDIQVQEESPEHLSQFQVVA, encoded by the coding sequence ATGACTACAACTATTCGCAAGCATCTTTGGATTTCAGGAAAAGTTCAGGGAGTGGGATATCGTCTTTCCGCTCAAAGTGAAGCCCGCAAACTCGGGGTTAATGGTTGGGTGAAAAATCTCCCCGATGGTCGCGTAGAAGCCGTATTAGAAGGAGAAAAAACCGCCGTTGAGCAAATGATTCAATGGTGCCACCAGGGCCCAACCTCTGCTGTAGTCAAAGACATTCAAGTCCAAGAAGAATCCCCTGAACACCTGTCTCAATTTCAAGTGGTGGCTTGA
- a CDS encoding histidinol-phosphate transaminase: MIDQPQPKAFNFLRPALDQLVAYSSQSEELETSVDKLDANESAYDLPAELKEKLAWQYQEIISSNRYPDGSHGELKSAIAQYVQESCEAITPANISVGNGSDEIIRSLFIATCVGTNASMLTADPTFSMYKIIAQTLGVTPISVPREETHFTIKRGQADQAIAQAEASGHPVKMLFVVHPNSPTGNPLSNAEIDWLKQLPEEILIVIDEAYFEFNGHSLVNELPNYPNWIILRTFSKAFRLAAHRVGYCIAHPEVIAALEKVRLPYNLPTFSQAAAIVALQNRQQLLAKVSEVQNERDKLYNALNAEPRLKVWESASNFLYLRLRGESLEEINQKQAELVNALKEKGTLLRHTANGIRLTVGTPAENERTQKNLLSYLDH, translated from the coding sequence ATGATTGATCAGCCTCAGCCAAAAGCGTTTAACTTCCTTCGTCCTGCCCTTGATCAATTGGTTGCCTATTCTTCCCAGTCGGAAGAACTAGAAACCTCAGTAGATAAATTAGATGCAAATGAAAGTGCTTATGATTTGCCAGCAGAATTGAAGGAAAAATTAGCTTGGCAATATCAGGAAATTATTAGTAGTAATCGCTATCCCGATGGCAGTCATGGGGAATTAAAAAGCGCGATCGCGCAATATGTTCAGGAAAGCTGTGAGGCGATAACCCCTGCTAATATTTCTGTAGGGAATGGATCAGATGAGATTATCCGCTCTCTATTTATTGCTACCTGTGTGGGAACCAATGCCTCAATGCTCACTGCGGATCCTACCTTCTCCATGTATAAAATTATTGCCCAAACGCTTGGCGTTACGCCAATTTCCGTTCCCCGAGAAGAAACTCACTTTACGATTAAACGAGGACAAGCGGATCAAGCAATTGCCCAAGCTGAGGCGAGCGGTCATCCCGTGAAAATGCTATTTGTGGTTCATCCCAATTCTCCGACGGGAAACCCTCTTAGCAATGCTGAAATTGACTGGCTAAAACAACTTCCTGAGGAAATTCTAATTGTCATTGACGAAGCCTACTTTGAGTTTAATGGTCATTCTTTGGTAAACGAACTTCCTAACTATCCCAATTGGATTATTCTCCGCACCTTTTCTAAAGCCTTTCGTCTTGCTGCCCATCGTGTTGGCTATTGTATTGCCCATCCAGAAGTGATTGCAGCCCTAGAGAAAGTCCGACTCCCCTATAATCTTCCGACATTTTCTCAAGCGGCTGCCATCGTTGCTTTGCAAAATCGTCAGCAATTACTGGCTAAAGTCTCAGAAGTCCAAAATGAACGAGATAAATTATATAATGCTCTTAACGCAGAACCTCGTTTAAAAGTTTGGGAGAGTGCCAGCAATTTTTTATATCTACGCTTAAGGGGAGAGTCTTTAGAAGAGATTAATCAGAAGCAGGCGGAACTGGTTAATGCCTTAAAAGAAAAAGGAACTTTACTCCGTCATACGGCTAATGGTATTCGTCTTACGGTTGGCACGCCAGCAGAAAATGAGCGGACTCAGAAGAATTTACTAAGTTATCTGGATCACTGA
- a CDS encoding Tab2 family RNA-binding protein encodes MSEIQASWQVDFYRLPHNEEKIWELIVCDERDQSVNTESCQQAEATVDWLVTNLKRIANGELPQKIRVFRPESLQLLQLAGEKLGIEVEATRHTWWLKKVLRDRAGEDRIKVESPPPQALPENIWGEQWQFASLNAEEIEYRMPERPIPFSSIPEELKPFQLKLGSTTLIPGIIIYGGRQSWQLAQWFTEAKPMAINYVPTVVGESGGLLLEGGLRDRWVIITFEDAEVAQAGEKYEQRKKDSNGLHFLLIQPDDSGMTDTGFWLLASDRSF; translated from the coding sequence ATGAGTGAAATACAAGCGTCATGGCAAGTTGATTTTTATCGTCTCCCCCATAATGAGGAGAAAATTTGGGAATTAATTGTCTGTGATGAACGCGATCAAAGTGTTAACACCGAGTCTTGTCAACAAGCAGAAGCAACGGTTGATTGGTTGGTTACTAATTTAAAAAGGATTGCTAACGGTGAGCTGCCTCAAAAAATCCGCGTTTTTCGTCCTGAGTCTTTACAATTATTGCAATTAGCAGGGGAGAAATTAGGGATTGAGGTGGAAGCAACACGGCATACTTGGTGGTTAAAGAAAGTTTTGCGCGATCGCGCTGGAGAAGACAGAATCAAAGTAGAATCTCCACCACCGCAAGCCTTACCCGAAAATATATGGGGAGAACAATGGCAATTTGCCAGTCTCAACGCTGAAGAGATTGAATATCGAATGCCAGAACGCCCAATTCCCTTTTCTTCAATTCCAGAAGAGTTAAAACCTTTCCAGTTAAAATTGGGGTCAACCACTCTCATCCCTGGCATTATTATCTATGGCGGACGACAATCTTGGCAACTAGCGCAATGGTTTACCGAAGCCAAACCAATGGCAATTAATTATGTTCCCACCGTGGTTGGAGAGTCTGGGGGATTATTATTAGAAGGAGGGTTGCGCGATCGCTGGGTGATTATTACCTTTGAAGACGCAGAAGTTGCTCAAGCAGGGGAAAAATACGAACAACGCAAAAAAGACAGTAACGGACTGCATTTTCTCCTTATCCAACCCGATGATTCTGGGATGACAGATACTGGATTTTGGTTATTAGCCAGTGACCGCAGCTTCTGA
- the chlG gene encoding chlorophyll synthase ChlG, which produces MSESNPSKPSEEQAEQQAEEQSYGKARQMLGMKGASTGETSVWKIRLQLMKPITWIPLIWGVVCGAASSGDFHWQVEDIIKVATCMLLSGPMMTGYTQTLNDFYDREIDAINEPYRPIPSGAITVPQVVTQIIVLLVAGFGLAYALDVWGGNEFPKITIITLIGAFLAFIYSAPPLKLKQNGWLGNYALGASYIALPWWAGHSLFGDLNWTIIILTLIYSFAGLGIAVVNDFKSVEGDRSLGLKSLPVMFGVGGAAWISVLMIDTFQIGIAGYLISLNENLYATILLLLVIPQITFQDMYFLRSPLENDVKYQASAQPFLVLGMLVAGLAFGHAGI; this is translated from the coding sequence ATGTCAGAATCAAACCCTTCAAAACCATCAGAAGAACAAGCAGAACAACAAGCCGAAGAACAAAGCTACGGAAAAGCCCGTCAAATGCTGGGGATGAAAGGGGCTTCCACTGGGGAAACCTCAGTTTGGAAAATTCGGTTACAGTTAATGAAGCCGATTACTTGGATTCCTCTGATTTGGGGCGTTGTCTGTGGCGCAGCCTCTTCGGGCGACTTTCATTGGCAAGTGGAAGATATTATCAAAGTTGCCACCTGTATGTTGCTATCTGGCCCCATGATGACAGGTTACACCCAAACCCTCAATGATTTTTACGATCGCGAAATTGATGCCATTAATGAGCCTTATCGTCCTATTCCCTCTGGTGCCATCACTGTACCACAAGTGGTAACTCAAATTATTGTTTTATTAGTGGCCGGATTTGGGCTTGCTTATGCGTTAGATGTTTGGGGTGGCAATGAGTTCCCAAAAATTACGATTATTACCTTAATTGGAGCGTTTCTTGCCTTTATTTATTCAGCACCGCCGTTGAAACTTAAACAAAATGGTTGGTTAGGGAATTATGCCCTTGGTGCAAGTTATATTGCGCTGCCTTGGTGGGCTGGACATTCTTTATTTGGGGACTTAAACTGGACAATTATTATCCTTACCCTGATCTATAGCTTTGCTGGTTTGGGAATTGCGGTTGTGAATGACTTTAAGAGTGTGGAAGGCGATCGCAGTTTGGGCTTAAAATCTCTCCCAGTAATGTTTGGTGTCGGTGGCGCAGCTTGGATTAGTGTTTTGATGATTGATACGTTTCAAATTGGCATTGCAGGCTATTTAATTAGTCTCAACGAAAATCTTTATGCCACGATTTTACTACTGTTAGTCATCCCTCAAATCACGTTCCAAGATATGTACTTTCTGCGATCGCCGTTGGAAAATGATGTGAAATATCAAGCGAGCGCACAACCCTTTTTAGTTTTAGGAATGCTAGTTGCTGGATTAGCATTTGGACACGCTGGGATTTAA